In Hamadaea flava, a genomic segment contains:
- a CDS encoding ricin-type beta-trefoil lectin domain protein, giving the protein MVRDVQIADSALNADDWAPLLNAVQAAGYTRTDRKYLQFVDATIYCGIGGFAGDTTKSDSNRSNVGPEYARADSGCWNAGVAAHELGHTLGAVNNNAPNASGHAHCVDEYDVMCYKDADDVTLVYRCTDQAHDNRLDCNHDDYYNTNPPAGSYLANNYNVADNLFLIKGGGGTTPPPSTTFKLTNGASGTCLDDPNGSTTNGVQLILWTCNGGTNQTVTQSGAALQILGKCIDAYGAGTANGTKIILWTCSGSTNQQWTLRSDGSIAGVQSGRCVSPLNGATANNTQLVLFDCNGQAYQRWTRS; this is encoded by the coding sequence GTGGTCCGCGACGTACAGATCGCCGACTCGGCGCTCAACGCCGACGACTGGGCCCCGCTGCTCAACGCCGTGCAGGCGGCCGGCTACACGCGTACGGACCGCAAGTATCTGCAGTTCGTCGACGCGACGATCTACTGCGGCATCGGCGGCTTCGCCGGGGACACCACCAAGAGCGACAGCAACCGGTCCAACGTCGGCCCCGAGTACGCCCGAGCCGACAGCGGCTGCTGGAACGCGGGTGTCGCCGCGCACGAACTCGGCCACACCCTCGGCGCGGTCAACAACAACGCCCCCAACGCGTCCGGCCACGCGCACTGCGTCGACGAGTACGACGTGATGTGCTACAAGGACGCCGACGACGTCACGCTGGTCTACCGCTGCACCGACCAGGCGCACGACAACCGGCTCGACTGCAACCACGACGACTACTACAACACCAACCCGCCGGCGGGCAGCTACCTGGCGAACAACTACAACGTCGCCGACAACCTGTTCCTGATCAAGGGCGGCGGTGGCACCACGCCGCCGCCCTCGACCACCTTCAAGCTGACGAACGGGGCGTCCGGCACCTGCCTCGACGACCCCAACGGCAGCACGACCAACGGCGTACAGCTGATCTTGTGGACGTGCAACGGCGGGACCAACCAGACCGTCACCCAGAGCGGGGCGGCGCTGCAGATCCTCGGCAAGTGCATCGACGCGTACGGCGCGGGGACGGCCAACGGCACGAAGATCATCCTGTGGACCTGCTCCGGCAGCACGAACCAGCAGTGGACGCTGCGTTCGGACGGCTCCATCGCCGGAGTGCAGTCCGGTCGGTGCGTCTCGCCGCTCAACGGCGCGACCGCCAACAACACCCAGCTCGTCCTGTTCGACTGCAACGGCCAGGCGTACCAGCGCTGGACCCGCAGCTGA
- a CDS encoding nucleotide exchange factor GrpE, which translates to MTQPTSDPIQAKLDHLLDLFQRRLLEDKTARQALSELTERARRAEAGLFREALQPMVTQVARAIDRLDQYAGPDPAFAESLRDELLDVLSAQGVQEIGVADGFDPARHEAVETGADPDQPDRAITGHFRRGYHYGGWVFRPAQVRVNRPPAA; encoded by the coding sequence GTGACCCAGCCGACATCGGACCCCATCCAGGCCAAGCTGGATCACCTCCTCGACCTGTTCCAGCGCCGTTTGCTGGAGGACAAGACGGCCCGGCAGGCGCTGTCCGAGCTGACCGAACGTGCGCGGCGCGCCGAGGCGGGCCTGTTCCGGGAGGCGCTGCAGCCGATGGTCACGCAGGTGGCACGGGCCATCGACCGGCTCGACCAGTACGCCGGCCCCGATCCCGCCTTCGCCGAGTCGCTTCGGGACGAACTGCTGGACGTCCTTTCGGCCCAGGGCGTCCAGGAGATCGGAGTCGCGGACGGCTTCGATCCGGCCCGGCACGAGGCGGTCGAGACCGGTGCCGACCCCGACCAGCCCGATCGCGCGATCACCGGGCATTTCCGGCGCGGATACCACTACGGCGGCTGGGTCTTCCGTCCCGCCCAAGTACGCGTCAACCGGCCGCCCGCCGCCTGA
- a CDS encoding Hsp70 family protein translates to MTQVIGIDLGTTFSAAAAAVPGGAQPEVLTNRDGDRLTPSIVLFESPDQILVGKLAQHSMAMQPEDCVQFVKRRMGEANPVYVDQRGKEYRAEHVSSLILRRLAEDAAATLGTPVRDVVITVPAYFDDARRKATRDAGELAGLNVLRLINEPTAAALAYGLKTGATGTCFVFDLGGGTFDVTVMRAAGGTEFEVVATDGDRNLGGFDFDNRLIAYVQGRLTEQGGPDLDDDPQLSVDLRERCEAAKIRMSSVAESTIHLSAGGRAYRFPVTRDGFESMTADLLDRIEMLTESVLDQAGLTWAEIDKVLLVGGSTRMPMIRQLVRHLSGKDPEPGVNPDEAVAIGAAILAGQLQAEQAGQAPAIPVTVVDVTSQALGEILLDEETGRRVNVVIIPRNSRIPCQHEALSFTIYHHQGRIDIQVTEGEDEDPEYVAVLHSTHMALPPGLPKGAPIRTVMSYDVDGVVHVELFDVTNNRSLGEIELDRPNNLSADDLDRGRAALRTLGLQ, encoded by the coding sequence ATGACACAGGTGATCGGGATCGACCTCGGCACGACCTTCTCCGCCGCCGCGGCAGCCGTGCCCGGCGGCGCCCAGCCGGAGGTGCTGACCAACCGCGACGGCGACCGGCTCACGCCGTCGATCGTGCTGTTCGAGTCGCCGGACCAGATCCTGGTCGGCAAGCTCGCCCAGCACTCGATGGCCATGCAGCCGGAGGACTGCGTCCAATTCGTCAAGCGGCGGATGGGCGAGGCGAACCCGGTCTACGTCGATCAGCGAGGCAAGGAGTACCGGGCCGAGCACGTGTCGTCGCTCATCCTGCGCCGATTGGCTGAGGACGCCGCAGCCACGCTCGGAACACCGGTCCGGGACGTGGTCATCACCGTTCCGGCGTACTTCGACGACGCCCGCCGCAAAGCCACCCGAGACGCCGGTGAGCTGGCTGGGCTGAACGTGCTGCGGCTGATCAACGAACCGACCGCGGCCGCGCTGGCGTACGGGCTCAAGACCGGCGCGACCGGCACCTGTTTCGTCTTCGACCTCGGCGGCGGCACGTTCGACGTCACCGTCATGCGCGCCGCCGGTGGCACGGAGTTCGAGGTGGTCGCCACTGACGGCGATCGCAACCTGGGCGGCTTCGACTTCGACAACCGACTCATCGCCTACGTGCAAGGGCGGCTGACCGAGCAGGGCGGCCCAGACCTCGACGACGACCCGCAGCTGTCAGTCGACCTGCGGGAACGGTGCGAGGCAGCGAAGATTCGGATGTCCAGCGTCGCCGAGTCGACGATCCACCTCAGCGCGGGCGGCCGGGCATACCGGTTCCCGGTGACCCGCGACGGCTTCGAGTCGATGACGGCCGACCTGCTGGACCGGATCGAGATGCTGACCGAATCCGTGCTCGACCAGGCCGGGCTCACCTGGGCCGAGATCGACAAGGTACTGCTTGTCGGCGGCTCGACCCGGATGCCGATGATCCGGCAGCTGGTGCGACACCTGTCCGGCAAGGACCCCGAGCCGGGGGTCAACCCGGACGAGGCGGTCGCCATCGGCGCGGCGATCTTGGCCGGTCAGCTCCAGGCGGAGCAGGCCGGGCAGGCGCCGGCCATCCCCGTGACCGTCGTGGACGTCACCTCGCAGGCGCTCGGCGAGATCCTGCTCGACGAGGAGACGGGCCGCCGGGTCAACGTGGTGATCATCCCTCGCAATTCGCGCATCCCGTGCCAGCACGAGGCGTTGTCCTTCACGATCTATCACCACCAGGGCCGCATCGACATACAGGTCACCGAAGGCGAGGACGAGGATCCCGAGTACGTCGCGGTCCTGCACAGCACCCACATGGCCTTGCCCCCCGGACTGCCCAAGGGCGCGCCCATCCGCACCGTCATGTCCTACGACGTCGACGGCGTGGTCCACGTCGAACTGTTCGACGTGACCAACAACCGCTCGCTCGGCGAGATCGAACTCGACCGCCCGAACAACCTCAGCGCCGACGACCTGGACCGCGGCCGCGCCGCCCTGCGTACGCTGGGCCTGCAGTGA
- a CDS encoding LUD domain-containing protein, translating into MDMQTVADRVEIEALRGEFTDAAMMRDRPRLAALFTPDGVLSMPNVPVEFIGPEAIRSGGERLQAQWDFFIQNSHPGGIQFDSADADTATGRTYIHEVVRTLDGRHEGVNFAIYHDRYQRTPDGWKFAERVYEVRYLDTSPLAGGAPGSVREAATADDAANAGEVVGGGFAVAASGEALERAAAALTKNGFTVEILDDLEAARTRVAELIPAGASVYTSASETTRLSGIADDINGGDKYDALKPRLLAMDRATSADEIRRLSAAPDVVLGSVAAVTETGSLVVASASGSQIPAYAGGAGKAIWIVGAQKVVPDLGTALRRLEEHALPLESARAQQVYGQPSAINRLLVLNAELQSGRGTVLLIRGAVGF; encoded by the coding sequence ATGGACATGCAGACCGTCGCCGACCGCGTCGAGATCGAGGCGCTGCGGGGCGAGTTCACCGACGCCGCGATGATGCGTGATCGGCCGCGGCTGGCGGCCCTGTTCACGCCGGACGGCGTACTGAGCATGCCGAACGTTCCGGTCGAGTTCATCGGGCCGGAGGCGATCCGGTCTGGGGGAGAGCGGCTGCAGGCGCAGTGGGACTTCTTCATCCAGAACTCCCACCCGGGCGGCATCCAGTTCGACAGCGCGGACGCGGACACCGCGACCGGCCGGACCTACATCCACGAGGTCGTGCGGACGCTCGACGGCCGCCACGAGGGCGTCAACTTCGCGATCTACCACGACCGCTACCAGCGCACCCCGGACGGCTGGAAGTTCGCGGAGCGGGTGTACGAGGTCCGCTACCTGGACACCTCGCCGCTGGCGGGCGGCGCGCCAGGTTCGGTCCGGGAGGCAGCGACGGCGGACGACGCGGCGAACGCCGGCGAGGTAGTGGGCGGCGGGTTCGCTGTCGCCGCGTCGGGTGAGGCACTGGAACGGGCAGCGGCCGCGCTGACGAAGAACGGGTTCACCGTCGAGATCCTCGACGACCTGGAAGCCGCGCGTACGCGGGTGGCGGAGTTGATCCCGGCCGGGGCCAGCGTCTACACCAGTGCCAGCGAGACCACGCGGCTGTCCGGCATCGCCGACGACATCAATGGCGGGGACAAGTACGACGCGCTCAAGCCGCGTCTGCTGGCGATGGACCGGGCCACGAGCGCGGACGAGATCCGGCGGCTGAGTGCCGCGCCTGACGTGGTCTTGGGCAGCGTCGCGGCGGTCACCGAGACGGGTTCGCTCGTCGTCGCCTCCGCGAGCGGCAGCCAGATCCCGGCGTACGCGGGTGGGGCGGGCAAGGCGATCTGGATCGTCGGGGCGCAGAAGGTGGTGCCCGACCTGGGCACCGCGCTGCGGCGGCTGGAGGAGCACGCGCTGCCGCTGGAGAGCGCCCGGGCACAGCAGGTCTACGGCCAGCCGAGCGCGATCAACCGGCTGCTGGTGCTCAACGCCGAGCTCCAGTCGGGCCGGGGCACCGTGCTGCTGATTCGCGGGGCGGTCGGCTTCTGA
- a CDS encoding DnaJ domain-containing protein: MNYYDLLGMPSSATPAEIEQKIKEEYRKNQRRMNHADQAKRQAAERRAEQLMEAKRVLLDPAQRQAHDLRLSAAPTVGPAMVSTNDWLAEAAQRMEAGDYHGALYCANEARRVLGDGVAAAWRLMAQANGSLGNARQALFEARRAVSLDPAEPEHHYLVGLAHTELEQWDAALQAFETVRRLDPTAEYATVESAEVLMRSGRGAAGLQLLETLYATATDPEFVGDALGFALTNAAEMVPAYREHDGYTVTAPAEIHQMRAYLSRARHVSTDPELHGQIDQMEQYLRDCEVRRLPPDAWIRSFGVVKVSGVIAVALALLCVCGNTTDEVGPAVIAGLLLVGYLAVLGLVYAVSLEPQWKTNLKAWQFEQGQFGPWR; encoded by the coding sequence ATGAACTACTACGACCTGCTCGGCATGCCGTCGTCGGCCACCCCTGCCGAGATCGAGCAGAAGATCAAAGAGGAGTACCGCAAGAACCAGCGCCGGATGAACCATGCCGACCAGGCCAAGCGCCAAGCGGCCGAGCGTCGCGCCGAGCAGTTGATGGAAGCCAAACGCGTCCTGCTCGATCCGGCCCAGCGGCAGGCACACGACCTGCGGCTGTCCGCCGCGCCGACCGTTGGTCCCGCCATGGTGTCCACAAACGACTGGCTGGCTGAGGCCGCGCAACGCATGGAGGCCGGCGACTACCACGGCGCGTTGTACTGCGCGAACGAGGCTCGTCGCGTACTCGGCGACGGCGTGGCCGCGGCGTGGCGGCTGATGGCGCAGGCCAACGGCAGTCTCGGCAACGCGCGCCAGGCGTTGTTCGAGGCGCGACGCGCGGTGTCCCTCGATCCGGCCGAGCCCGAGCACCACTACCTGGTCGGGTTGGCGCACACCGAGCTGGAACAGTGGGACGCCGCCCTCCAGGCGTTCGAGACGGTACGCCGCCTCGATCCCACGGCCGAATACGCCACCGTCGAATCGGCCGAAGTGCTCATGCGCTCCGGGCGCGGCGCGGCCGGACTGCAACTCCTCGAAACGCTGTACGCCACGGCCACCGATCCCGAGTTCGTCGGCGACGCCCTCGGATTCGCCCTGACCAACGCGGCCGAAATGGTCCCGGCCTATCGCGAGCACGACGGCTACACCGTCACCGCCCCGGCCGAGATCCATCAGATGCGGGCATATCTCTCCCGGGCGCGCCACGTCTCGACCGATCCGGAGCTGCACGGGCAGATCGACCAGATGGAGCAGTACCTGCGCGACTGCGAGGTGCGGCGGCTGCCGCCGGACGCCTGGATCCGCAGCTTCGGCGTCGTCAAGGTCAGCGGCGTCATAGCCGTGGCCCTGGCCCTGCTGTGTGTGTGCGGCAACACGACGGACGAGGTGGGGCCGGCCGTCATCGCCGGATTGCTCCTCGTCGGCTATCTCGCCGTGCTCGGGTTGGTGTACGCCGTGTCGCTGGAACCACAGTGGAAGACCAACCTGAAGGCCTGGCAGTTCGAGCAGGGCCAGTTCGGACCGTGGAGGTGA